One Capricornis sumatraensis isolate serow.1 chromosome 8, serow.2, whole genome shotgun sequence genomic region harbors:
- the LOC138083586 gene encoding cytochrome c oxidase assembly protein COX11, mitochondrial-like: MVGPNWEEPEGIIWVFCGWPWSHLGRPTRATERAEPCLRPGRSGPAGTEQGLRRLGTWRRPSPAEQPARRPKSTNPYTRSQEEDWRRRNKTVLTYVAAAAVGMLGASYAAVPLYRLYCQTTGLGGSAVAGHASDQIENMVPVKDRIIKITFIADVHASLQWNFRPQQTEIYVVPGETALAFYKAKNPTDKPVIGISTYNVVPFEAGQYFNKIQCFCFEEQRLNPQEEVDMPVFFYIDPEFAEDPRMVNVDLITLSYTFFEAKEGHKLAVPGYNSNHQLSPASNL; this comes from the exons ATGGTGGGCCCCAACTGGGAGGAACCCGAAGGAATCATCTGG gtTTTCTGCGGGTGGCCTTGGAGCCACCTTGGGCGCCCAACCCGGGCTACCGAGAGGGCAGAGCCGTGTCTCCGGCCCGGGAGGAGCGGGCCGGCGGGTACTGAGCAGGGGCTGAGGCGGCTTGGGACATGGAGGCGCCCGAGCCCGGCGGAGCAGCCGGCTCGGCGGCCGAAGAGCACAAACCCCTACACTCGCTCGCAGGAGGAGGACTGGCGGCGGCGGAACAAGACAGTCCTCACCTACGTGGCCGCGGCGGCGGTGGGCATGCTGGGCGCGTCCTACGCCGCCGTGCCCCTTTACCGGCTCTACTGCCAGACTACGGGACTTGGAGGATCAGCAGTAGCAGGTCATGCATCAGACCAGATTGAAAACATGGTACCTGTTAAGGATCGGATCATTAAAATCACCTTTATTGCAGATGTGCATGCAAGTCTCCAGTGGAACTTTAGACCTCAGCAAACAGAAATATATGTAGTGCCAGGAGAGACAGCACTGGCGTTTTATAAAGCTAAGAATCCTACTGACAAACCAGTAATCGGAATTTCTACATACAATGTTGTACCATTTGAAGCTGGacagtacttcaataaaatacagtGCTTCTGCTTTGAAGAACAAAGGCTTAATCCACAAGAGGAAGTAGATATGCCAGTATTTTTCTACATTGATCCTGAATTTGCTGAAGATCCAAGAATGGTGAATGTTGATCTCATCACTCTTTCTTATACTTTTTTTGAAGCAAAGGAGGGGCATAAGTTGGCAGTCCCAGGCTATAATTCAAATCACCAACTAAGTCCTGCTtcaaatttgtga
- the LOC138084726 gene encoding galectin-9-like has protein sequence MQSGSGHVGIEERALRHSQGPYINPPVPFTGRIEEGLQDGHKVTVMGRVLSTDENRFEVNFQMGFSDMNNIAFHFNPRFEEGGYVVCNTKQLGNWGPEEKKIQMPFQKGSLFEICFKVDRSAFKVTVNGSIFLDYAHRVPFEQVNAISISGCVHVSYITFQI, from the exons ATGCAAAGCGGCAGTGGTCACGTAGGCATTGAAGAACGGGCCTTGAGGCACAGCCAGGGCCCCTACATAAACCCA CCTGTTCCCTTCACGGGGAGGATCGAAGAGGGTCTCCAGGATGGACACAAGGTCACCGTCATGGGGCGTGTTCTTTCCACAGACGAAAACAG GTTTGAAGTGAACTTTCAGATGGGCTTCAGTGACATGAACAACATTGCCTTCCACTTCAACCCTCGGTTTGAAGAGGGTGGGTATGTGGTCTGCAACACGAAGCAGCTAGGAAactgggggccggaggagaagaaGATACAGATGCCCTTCCAGAAGGGGAGTCTGTTTGAGATCTGCTTCAAGGTAGACAGGTCCGCGTTCAAG GTGACAGTGAATGGGAGCATCTTCCTGGATTATGCACACCGTGTGCCCTTTGAACAAGTCAACGCCATCTCCATCAGCGGCTGCGTGCATGTGTCCTACATCACCTTCCAG ATATAG